Below is a window of Streptomyces sp. WMMB303 DNA.
CGCGCGGGCCGCTGCTCCCGCGGTTCGCCCCCGCCCGGCTCGGTCAGGGTGCCGTCATCGCTCATTGGTCTGGGTCTCCCTCTGCCCGGCCTAGCTCAGCCTGGGCTTGATCTGCTCGACGAAGAACGTCCGCTTCTGCTCCGCCGTCAGGTGGCAGGCGGCGCCCCGGCCGTCCGGAAGCTGCGGCCGGTCGGCGGTGCAGGAGGCACCGGCGACCTCGTCCACGAAGTCGCAGCGGGGGTGGAAGGGGCAGCCGGGCGGGGGTGCGAGCAGGCTGGGCGGGGTGCCGAGGATCGGTGAGAGCTCCTCGTTCACGTCCCCGGTCAGCCGGGGCATCGAGGTGAGCAGGCCCCAGGTGTAGGGGTGCTGCGGCGCCCGCAGCACCTCTGCGACGGAGCCCCGCTCGACGGCCCTGCCGCCGTACATCACCAGGATGTCGTCCGCGACGTTGGCGATGACGCCGAGGTCGTGGGTGATGAAGATGATCGCGGAGCCGAACTCCTGCTGGAGGTCCTTGAGCAGGTCGAGGATCTGCGCCTGCACGGTGACGTCGAGCGCGGTGGTGGGCTCGTCCGCGATCAGCAGGTCCGGGTTGCACACCAGCGCCATGGCGATCATCGCGCGCTGCCGCATACCGCCGGAGAACTGGTGCGGGTAGTCGTTGACCCGCAGCTTCGCGTTCGGGATGCCGACCTTGTCGAGCATCTCGACGGCGCGCAGCTGCGCCTCCCGCTTGGAGCAGCCGGTGTGCTTGCGGTAGGGCTCGGCGATCTGCCGGCCGATCGTGTAGTAGGGCGAGAGCGCGGTGAGCGCGTCCTGGAAGATCATCGCCATCTTGTTGCCGCGCAGCGACTCCAGGGTCTTCTCCCGCGCGCCGGTCAGCTCCTGGCCGTCCAGCATGATCTCGCCGGAGACCGCGGTGGTGCGGGGGTTGTGCAGTCCGAGGATGGACAGGTTGGTGACCGACTTGCCGGAGCCGGACTCACCCACGATGCCGAGGGTGCGACCGCGTTCCACGGCGAAGGAGAGCCCGTCGACTGCCTTGACGGTGCCGTCCTCGGTGTCGAAGTGCACGTACAGATCGCGCACCGAGAGGAAGGCGTCCCCGTCGCCGGCGCCGCGCGGGCCCGGTACGTCGGCTTCCTTGGTCAGGGTGGTCATGAGCCGGTTCTCCTAGGACAGCCGCACGCGCGGGTCGATGAACGCGTAGGCGGCGTCCACGATGATGTTGAAGAGGATGATGAAGGTGGCCGCGAAGAGCATCACGCCCATCACCATGGGCAGGTCGGTGTTCTGCACCGAGTTCACCGCGAGGGTGCCGAGCCCCGGCAGTGAGAACGTCCACTCGGTGATCATCGCGCCGCCGAACAGCGACCCCATGTCGACACCGAAGATGGTGACGATGGGGATGAGCGAGCCGCGCCAGGCGTAGCGGAAGAAGACGTACTTCCCCGACATGCCCTTGGCCCGCGCGGCTTTGACGTGGTCCTCCTGCAACTGTTCGATCATCGAGGAGCGGGACAGACGGGTGTAGTTCGCGGTGAAGATGATCTGGATGACCAGCCAGGGGAGCAGCAGTCCGAGGAACCAGCCGACCGGATCCTGCGTCAGCGGCACGTACTTGGGCTGGTCGAGCAGCTCCAGGTTGTAGACCACCAGCGCGAGCACCAGCGGACCGATGAAGTAGATCTGCATCGAGGAGAGCAGCAGCGACATCGAGCTGAACGCCTTGTCGATGAGCGTGCCCTTCTGCCAGGCGGCGATCATGCCCGCGCCCAGCCCGATGATCAGGAAGACCACGGCACCGCCGATGGTCAGCGAGACGGTGGTCGGGAAGCGGTCCAGGATGGTCTGCCAGACCGGGTCCTGGTTGGCGAAGGAGTAGCCGAAGCACGGTGCGGGGCAGTCCCCGACGTTGAACTGGCGGCCGGCGACGATGCCGACCATGAAGTGCCAGTACTGCATGGGGATCGGTTCGTCGATGCCCATGTTCTTGCGGATGACCGCGAGCGCGTCCGGCGTGCAGTTCTTGCCGCAGGCCAGCATCGCCGGGTCCCGTGGGACGGCGTAGAAGAGGAAGAAGGTGACGGCGCTGATGATCAGCAGGATCACCACGGCGCCGAGCGA
It encodes the following:
- a CDS encoding ABC transporter ATP-binding protein, whose translation is MTTLTKEADVPGPRGAGDGDAFLSVRDLYVHFDTEDGTVKAVDGLSFAVERGRTLGIVGESGSGKSVTNLSILGLHNPRTTAVSGEIMLDGQELTGAREKTLESLRGNKMAMIFQDALTALSPYYTIGRQIAEPYRKHTGCSKREAQLRAVEMLDKVGIPNAKLRVNDYPHQFSGGMRQRAMIAMALVCNPDLLIADEPTTALDVTVQAQILDLLKDLQQEFGSAIIFITHDLGVIANVADDILVMYGGRAVERGSVAEVLRAPQHPYTWGLLTSMPRLTGDVNEELSPILGTPPSLLAPPPGCPFHPRCDFVDEVAGASCTADRPQLPDGRGAACHLTAEQKRTFFVEQIKPRLS
- a CDS encoding ABC transporter permease, giving the protein MLRFLIRRSLGAVVILLIISAVTFFLFYAVPRDPAMLACGKNCTPDALAVIRKNMGIDEPIPMQYWHFMVGIVAGRQFNVGDCPAPCFGYSFANQDPVWQTILDRFPTTVSLTIGGAVVFLIIGLGAGMIAAWQKGTLIDKAFSSMSLLLSSMQIYFIGPLVLALVVYNLELLDQPKYVPLTQDPVGWFLGLLLPWLVIQIIFTANYTRLSRSSMIEQLQEDHVKAARAKGMSGKYVFFRYAWRGSLIPIVTIFGVDMGSLFGGAMITEWTFSLPGLGTLAVNSVQNTDLPMVMGVMLFAATFIILFNIIVDAAYAFIDPRVRLS